One genomic segment of Zonotrichia albicollis isolate bZonAlb1 chromosome 34, bZonAlb1.hap1, whole genome shotgun sequence includes these proteins:
- the ZNHIT2 gene encoding zinc finger HIT domain-containing protein 2, whose amino-acid sequence MAAEVADGSCGFCSASAAAYTCPRCHRRLCSLRCYRAHGPCAEAFYRDQVLEALRAQRDSPPRGPAPPGLRELREPGDPVRPVGRGLWEQLSEAERDGFRQLLSSGEAAALLPQWRPWWWRGRGPVEELGGGSGVEEEDEEGGEGRPGPAPPVPASVPPLSALRAAAPSPLVRFQLPNALFGYAFALSLHGGDETLLPELPAAAIAASAALRARRPFGSTAEALLSARRDARAAGLPLSPLGDSGALLAVAQLLEGRDSRDPGADVAAALWHLWRLLKAGARALPSPERSRFRAARRKVGFLLSWSRGAPEELAQLAREARAVHAEVAAEEAAVAEIREGLEKVWGGPRPPPREGQEDRVPWLVRDGVEEGFGGPRPPPADKGVQGRRLIQELD is encoded by the coding sequence ATGGCGGCGGAGGTGGCGGACGGTTCGTGTGGGTTCTGCAGCGCCTCCGCGGCGGCATATACGTGCCCGCGCTGTCACCGCCGCCTCTGCTCCCTGCGCTGCTACCGCGCCCACGGCCCCTGCGCCGAGGCCTTTTACCGCGACCAGGTTCTTGAGGCGCTGCGCGCCCAGCGCGATTCTCCCCCCCGGGGCCCCGCGCCGCCTGGGCTGCGCGAACTACGCGAGCCTGGGGATCCAGTGCGGCCTGTGGGCCGcgggctgtgggagcagctgagcGAGGCGGAGCGCGACGGGTTCCGGCAGCTGCTGAGTTCCGGGGAGGccgcggcgctgctgccgcAGTGGCGGCCGTGGTGGTGGCGCGGGCGGGGGCCAGTGGAGGAGCTCGGCGGCGGCTCGGGGGtcgaggaggaggatgaggagggcgGCGAaggccggcccggccccgcgccgcccgTCCCGGCCTCGGTGCCGCCGCTGAGCGCCCTCCGCGCCGCGGCCCCGTCGCCCTTGGTGCGGTTCCAGCTGCCGAACGCGCTGTTCGGCTACGCCTTCGCGCTGAGCCTGCACGGCGGGGACGAGACGCTGCTGCCCGAGCTCCCCGCGGCCGCCATCGCCGCCTCGGCCGcgctccgcgcccgccgccccTTCGGCAGCACGGCCGAGGCGCTGCTGAGCGCCCGGCGCGACGCCCGCGCCGCGGGGCTGCCCCTGAGCCCGCTCGGCGACAGCGGCGCGCTCCTGGCCGTGGCGCAGCTGCTGGAGGGTCGCGATAGTCGCGACCCCGGCGCCGACGTGGCGGCAGCTTTGTGGCACCTGTGGCGGCTGCTGAAGGCGGGGGCGCGGGCGCTGCCGTCCCCCGAGCGGAGCCGCTTCCGAGCGGCGCGCAGGAAGGTCGGGTTCCTGCTGAGCTGGAGCCGCGGCGCCCCCGAGGAGCTCGCCCAGCTCGCCCGGGAGGCGCGGGCGGTTCACGCCGAGGTGGCCGCGGAGGAGGCGGCGGTGGCCGAAAtcagggaggggctggagaaGGTATGGGGAGGGCCCCGGCCGCCCCccagggaggggcaggaggatCGGGTACCCTGGCTGGTCAGGGACGGGGTTGAGGAGGGTTTCGGGGgtccccggcctcccccggctgACAAGGGGGTGCAGGGTCGGCGGCTgatccaggagctggactga
- the TM7SF2 gene encoding delta(14)-sterol reductase TM7SF2, translating to MEPPREAPPPPELEFGGPWGAGALSLLLPLGLVGVVSATVGEGRGGGLGGPFVPPGRAHPPHAGAGAGVGGGRSGWGPGDPQGAPVTPQDPSGTSAELSVNPAPGPGGFLGLFGGLAWGPFGGPLPALLLLRRPQQGLGGAGGAACGGLYALGLWIFHGATTQRSLFSHDPRDPRVAGLATVPTATGQLLLAGGWWGLVRRPDDLGELLMALGWTLPCGLSPPLLLLLAGAALRELRALQGERRQRRRFGGAWGGLCQRVPHRLLPLLY from the exons ATGGAGCCCCCCCGAGAGGCGCCCCCTCCCCCCgagctggaatttggggggCCCTGGG GCGCGGGGGCTCTGTCGCTGCTCCTCCCTTTGGGGCTCGTGGGGGTCGTGAGTGCCacggtgggggaggggcggggggggggccTGGGGGGCCCCTTCGTCCCCCCTGGCCGCGCCCACCCCCCCCACGCTGGCGCTGGTGCTGGCGTGGGTGGGGGGCGCTCGGGATGGGGGCCCGGAGACCCCCAAGG AGCCCCGGtgaccccccaggacccctccgGGACCTCGGCT GAGCTGAGTGTGAATcctgcccccggccccggggggTTCCTGGGGCTCTTTGGGGGTCTCGCCTGGGGCCCTTTCGGGGGTCCCctcccggcgctgctgctgctgaggagaccccagcaggggctggggggcgcCGGGGGGGCGGCCTGTGGAGGGCTCTACG ccctgggcttgTGGATCTTCCACGGCGCCACCACTcagaggagcctcttcagccaTGACCCCCGAGACCCCCGGGTGGCCG GTCTCGCCACGGTTCCCACGGCCacggggcagctgctgctggccggGGGCTGGTGGGGGCTCGTGCGACGCCCCGATGACCTCGGGGAGCTGCTGATGGCCTTGGGCTGGACCCTGCCCTgcg gtcTGTCcccaccgctgctgctgctcctggcggGGGCGGCGCTCCGGGAGCTCCGGGCTCTGCAGggggagcggcggcagcggcgccgCTTTGGGGGGGCCTGGGGGGGGCTGTGCCAGCGTGTGCCACAccgcctgctgcccctgctctaCTGA
- the CDCA5 gene encoding sororin isoform X2: protein MATRCPAGASGCVASWWRHRPPPRGHSQHGRSPCLPRRAARGDYATSGSSNRHGGSWWRAALGGGDPEGDSEQLPALGGLGTTGGPEPPGPPETPGTAASCRARRRTAPAPPPPSVPPPPPPAPPPPPVLPPPPRPPPLPSPLPRVRRSYSRLEGGAGGLSPRGGLPLSPLPLNVPLIPREPLSPPPPQIPPLGLPGIGPAPPERRRKRKVTPIDVSELEAWAASMNALFEEAERFHLVVE, encoded by the exons ATGGCGACGCGCTGCCCCGCTGGCGCTTCCGGGTGCGTCGCGTCCTGGTGGCGTCACCGGCCGCCGCCGCGCGGCCACTCCCAACATGGCCGCTCCCCGTGCCTGCCGCGGCGCGCGGCGCGCGGCGATTACGCCACTTCCGGCAGTTCGAACCGCCATGGCGGGAGCTGGTGGCGGGCGGCGCTCGGCGGGGGCGACCCCGAGGG TGACTCGGAACAGCTCCCTGCGCTCGGTGGTCTCGGAACCACGGGGGGGCCGGagcccccgggaccccccgaaACCCCCGGAACCGCAGCCTC ctgcagagccagaaggAGAACGGCCCCTGCGCCCCCTCCCCCGTCTGTACCGCCCCCTCCCCCTCCTGCGCCCCCTCCCCCACCCGTGCTGCCCCCTCCCCCCCGccctccccccctcccctcccccctcccccgtGTCCGTCGCTCCTACAGCCGCCTggaggggggggcgggggggctCAGCCCGCGGGGGGGgctccccctgagccccctcccccTCAACGTGCCCCTCATCCCCCGCGAGCCCCtttcccccccgcccccccagatcccccccCTCGGCCTTCCCGGCATCGGCCCCGCCCCCCCCGAgcgcaggaggaagaggaaggtgaCGCCCATCGAC GTGTCGGAGCTGGAGGCCTGGGCCGCCTCCATGAACGCGCTCTTCGAGGAGGCCGAGCGTTTCCACCTGGTCGTGGAGTGA
- the CDCA5 gene encoding sororin isoform X1, with protein MATRCPAGASGCVASWWRHRPPPRGHSQHGRSPCLPRRAARGDYATSGSSNRHGGSWWRAALGGGDPEGDSEQLPALGGLGTTGGPEPPGPPETPGTAASTLSDPDGAPGCRARRRTAPAPPPPSVPPPPPPAPPPPPVLPPPPRPPPLPSPLPRVRRSYSRLEGGAGGLSPRGGLPLSPLPLNVPLIPREPLSPPPPQIPPLGLPGIGPAPPERRRKRKVTPIDVSELEAWAASMNALFEEAERFHLVVE; from the exons ATGGCGACGCGCTGCCCCGCTGGCGCTTCCGGGTGCGTCGCGTCCTGGTGGCGTCACCGGCCGCCGCCGCGCGGCCACTCCCAACATGGCCGCTCCCCGTGCCTGCCGCGGCGCGCGGCGCGCGGCGATTACGCCACTTCCGGCAGTTCGAACCGCCATGGCGGGAGCTGGTGGCGGGCGGCGCTCGGCGGGGGCGACCCCGAGGG TGACTCGGAACAGCTCCCTGCGCTCGGTGGTCTCGGAACCACGGGGGGGCCGGagcccccgggaccccccgaaACCCCCGGAACCGCAGCCTC GACTTTGAGCGACCCCGACGGAGCCCCCGG ctgcagagccagaaggAGAACGGCCCCTGCGCCCCCTCCCCCGTCTGTACCGCCCCCTCCCCCTCCTGCGCCCCCTCCCCCACCCGTGCTGCCCCCTCCCCCCCGccctccccccctcccctcccccctcccccgtGTCCGTCGCTCCTACAGCCGCCTggaggggggggcgggggggctCAGCCCGCGGGGGGGgctccccctgagccccctcccccTCAACGTGCCCCTCATCCCCCGCGAGCCCCtttcccccccgcccccccagatcccccccCTCGGCCTTCCCGGCATCGGCCCCGCCCCCCCCGAgcgcaggaggaagaggaaggtgaCGCCCATCGAC GTGTCGGAGCTGGAGGCCTGGGCCGCCTCCATGAACGCGCTCTTCGAGGAGGCCGAGCGTTTCCACCTGGTCGTGGAGTGA
- the ZFPL1 gene encoding LOW QUALITY PROTEIN: zinc finger protein-like 1 (The sequence of the model RefSeq protein was modified relative to this genomic sequence to represent the inferred CDS: deleted 1 base in 1 codon): MGLCKCPKRRVTTLFCFEHRVNVCESCLVSAHPKCIVRSYLQWLQDSDYSPQCPLCQAPLGDRDTVRLLCYDVFHWPCLSGWARALPPHTAPAGHRCPQCGGALFPPPNLQGPVAEALRARLRTAAWARPGLGLPLIEDSEAPPEPETCPEPDRGWDAPVTPPEPPPSSPSPHAVVHMGGGETPTLHAGSLRPLCPGSAPRKPLGGREPWRPPDHEEEKKYRRRPRAWLPPGFRCRPRALSQRPLLALCLGGAAAFALLLILLASLARGVADADPALEPLNNPHVRVGH, translated from the exons ATGGGGCTGTGCAAGTGCCCCAAGCGCCGCGTCACCACGCTCTTCTGCTTCGAGCACCGCGTCAACGTCTGCGAGAGCTGCCTGGTCAGTGCCCACCCCAAG TGCATCGTGCGCTCGtacctgcagtggctgcaggacAGCGACTACAGCCCGCAGTGCCCGCTGTGCCAGGCACcgctgggggacagggacaccgtgCGCCTGCTCTGCTACG atGTGTTTCACTGGCCCTGCCTGTCGGGGTGGGCTCGGGCGCTGCCTCCCCACACGGCCCCCGCCGGGCACCGCTGCCCCCAGTGCGGGGGGGCGctgttc cccccccccaacctGCAGGGCCCCGTGGCCGAGGCGCTGCGGGCGCGGCTCCGGACAGCGGCCTGGGCCCGGCCCGGACTGGGACTGCCATTG ATCGAGGACTCGGAGGCGCCGCCGGAGCCTGAGACATGCCCGGAGCCAGacaggggctgggatg cccccgtgacccccccggagccccccccaagctcccccagcccccacGCCGTGGTGCACATGGGGGGAGGGGAGACCCCGACGCTGCACGCGG GGTCGCTCCGCCCCCTCTGCCCAGGCTCCGCCCCCCGCAAGCCCCTGGGGGGTCGCGAGCCCTGGAGACCCCCCGACCAcgaggaggagaaaaaatatCGGAGGAGACCCCGGGCGTGGCTGCCCCCGGGGttcag GTGCCGCCCCCGCGCGCTCTcgcagcgccccctgctggcgCTGTGCctgggcggggccgcggccttCGCGCTGCTCCTGATCCTATtggccagcctggccaggggcgTGGCCGACGCCGACCCCGCCCTCGAGCCGCTCAACAACCCCCACGTGCGGGTGGGGCACTGA